Part of the Sphingomonas morindae genome, CCGCGCCGGGCGCGGACCGAACCACCGCAAAGCAGAAGGCCGCCATCTACCACGGCATCGCCGACCTGCTGTTCGATGTGATGGGCAAGCCGCGCGAGGACACCACCGTGATCTTCCACGAACACGAGATGGAGGATCTCGGCCAGGGCGGGCTGCCGCTGACCGACTACCGCG contains:
- a CDS encoding tautomerase family protein, whose translation is MPIVNILVTREGTAPGADRTTAKQKAAIYHGIADLLFDVMGKPREDTTVIFHEHEMEDLGQGGLPLTDYRARRAQERQASA